In the genome of Pseudomonas sp. P5_109, one region contains:
- a CDS encoding histidine triad nucleotide-binding protein, translating to MDTLFTKIINREIPAKIIYEDDQVLAFHDIAPQAPVHFLVIPKKPVRTLNDLTEDDKALAGHILFTAQRLALELGCEKGFRVVMNCNEEGGQTVYHIHMHVLGQRQMHWPPG from the coding sequence GTGGATACTCTGTTCACCAAGATCATCAACCGGGAAATCCCGGCAAAGATCATTTACGAGGACGACCAGGTACTGGCCTTCCACGACATTGCCCCACAGGCACCGGTACATTTTCTGGTGATCCCGAAGAAGCCGGTTCGCACCTTGAACGACCTGACCGAGGACGACAAGGCATTGGCCGGGCACATTCTGTTCACCGCCCAGCGCCTGGCACTGGAGCTGGGCTGTGAAAAAGGCTTCCGCGTCGTCATGAACTGCAATGAAGAAGGTGGGCAAACCGTCTACCACATTCATATGCACGTACTGGGTCAGCGCCAGATGCACTGGCCGCCGGGCTGA
- a CDS encoding nitronate monooxygenase family protein → MSLPALLEQRLRLPVVAAPMFLISNPQLVLACCRQGVVGSFPALNQRESSGFKAWLEEIEAGLATLENPAPYAVNLIVHNSNPRLQADLDICVEHKVPIVITSLGAVKELVDAVHSYGGLVFHDVTTRRHAEKAAEAGVDGLIAVAAGAGGHAGTWSPFSLIAEIRQFFDKTLLLAGCLNHGHEILAAQLLGADLAYFGTRFIGTTESHAPDAYKEMLLTSKAADIIHTPAVSGVPASFMRQSLEAAGFDMAALQGKGEINFGSKLKPVSDEAKAWKTVWSAGQGVGEIEDLPSVEQLIARLDEEYRKALEDAARLTKRWPR, encoded by the coding sequence ATGTCGCTGCCCGCTCTGCTCGAACAACGCTTGCGTCTGCCCGTGGTGGCAGCACCGATGTTCCTGATTTCCAATCCGCAATTGGTACTCGCCTGTTGTCGTCAGGGCGTGGTCGGCAGCTTTCCGGCGCTGAATCAGCGTGAAAGCAGCGGTTTCAAGGCCTGGCTGGAAGAAATCGAAGCCGGACTGGCGACACTGGAAAACCCCGCGCCTTATGCCGTGAACCTGATCGTGCACAACAGCAATCCGCGGTTGCAGGCGGATCTGGATATCTGCGTCGAACACAAAGTGCCGATCGTGATCACCAGCCTTGGCGCTGTGAAAGAACTGGTCGACGCGGTGCACAGCTATGGCGGCCTGGTGTTCCATGATGTGACAACTCGTCGTCATGCCGAAAAAGCGGCCGAAGCAGGCGTCGATGGTTTGATTGCCGTGGCTGCCGGGGCCGGTGGACATGCCGGGACCTGGAGCCCGTTCTCGCTGATTGCCGAAATTCGCCAATTCTTCGACAAGACCCTGTTGCTGGCCGGCTGCCTCAACCATGGCCACGAAATTCTTGCCGCTCAATTGCTCGGCGCGGACCTGGCCTACTTTGGCACACGATTTATCGGCACAACCGAAAGTCACGCGCCCGACGCCTATAAAGAAATGCTGCTGACATCCAAAGCGGCAGACATCATCCATACTCCAGCGGTGTCAGGTGTTCCCGCGAGCTTCATGCGCCAGAGCCTGGAAGCCGCCGGTTTCGACATGGCCGCCTTGCAAGGCAAGGGCGAGATCAACTTCGGTTCCAAACTCAAACCTGTGAGCGATGAGGCCAAAGCCTGGAAAACCGTTTGGTCTGCAGGTCAGGGTGTAGGAGAAATCGAGGACTTGCCGAGTGTCGAGCAGTTGATTGCCCGTCTCGACGAGGAGTACCGCAAGGCCCTGGAAGATGCCGCCCGGTTGACCAAACGCTGGCCACGCTGA
- the hemJ gene encoding protoporphyrinogen oxidase HemJ — MLYLWLKAFHIVSVVCWFAGLFYLPRLFVYHAQSEDTISKERFSVMERKLYRGIMGPAMIATLIFGGWLISLNPSAYFTQGGWMHAKLTLVVILIGYHHMCGAQVKRFARGENTRSHVFFRWFNEVPVLILLAIVILVVVRPF, encoded by the coding sequence ATGCTCTATCTGTGGCTCAAAGCGTTTCATATCGTCAGCGTCGTGTGCTGGTTTGCCGGCCTGTTCTACCTGCCAAGACTGTTCGTTTATCACGCACAAAGTGAAGACACGATCAGCAAGGAACGCTTCAGCGTCATGGAGCGCAAGCTGTATCGGGGCATCATGGGGCCGGCGATGATCGCCACGCTGATCTTTGGCGGCTGGTTGATCAGCCTCAATCCGAGTGCGTATTTCACCCAGGGTGGCTGGATGCACGCCAAGCTGACGCTGGTGGTGATTCTGATCGGCTACCACCATATGTGCGGCGCGCAGGTAAAACGTTTTGCCCGTGGCGAAAACACCCGCAGCCATGTCTTTTTTCGCTGGTTCAATGAAGTGCCGGTTCTGATATTGCTGGCAATCGTAATTCTGGTCGTCGTTCGGCCGTTCTAA
- the erpA gene encoding iron-sulfur cluster insertion protein ErpA has product MSVESFTPTALQFTHGAAHKVKSLVDEEGNDRLKLRVFVTGGGCSGFQYGFTFDEEVADDDTIVEREGVSLVVDPMSYQYLAGAEVDYQEGLEGSRFVIKNPNATTTCGCGSSFSI; this is encoded by the coding sequence ATGAGCGTCGAATCCTTCACCCCCACGGCTTTGCAATTCACCCACGGTGCCGCGCACAAGGTGAAGAGCCTGGTCGATGAAGAGGGGAATGATCGCTTGAAGCTGCGCGTATTTGTTACGGGCGGCGGTTGTTCAGGTTTTCAGTACGGCTTCACCTTCGATGAAGAAGTGGCCGATGACGACACCATCGTCGAGCGCGAAGGTGTGAGTCTGGTGGTCGATCCGATGAGCTACCAGTATCTGGCAGGTGCCGAGGTGGACTACCAGGAAGGCCTGGAAGGTTCGCGTTTCGTCATCAAGAACCCGAATGCGACCACCACCTGTGGTTGCGGTTCTTCGTTCTCGATCTGA
- a CDS encoding OsmC family protein, whose translation MKARIQWAGEAMFLGESGSGHVVVMDGPPDAGGRNLGVRPMEMLLLGVGGCSNFDVVSILKKSRQAVESCEAFLEAERASEDPKVFTKIHMHFVVKGRGLKEAQVKRAIELSAEKYCSASIMLGAAGVAITHDYEIIELG comes from the coding sequence ATGAAGGCACGCATCCAATGGGCTGGCGAAGCCATGTTCCTCGGCGAATCCGGTAGTGGTCATGTCGTGGTCATGGACGGGCCGCCCGATGCCGGTGGACGTAACCTGGGTGTCCGGCCGATGGAAATGCTGCTGCTGGGTGTTGGTGGTTGCAGCAATTTCGATGTGGTCAGCATCCTCAAGAAGTCCCGCCAGGCGGTCGAGAGCTGTGAAGCTTTCCTTGAAGCCGAGCGTGCGAGCGAAGATCCAAAGGTTTTCACCAAGATCCACATGCATTTCGTGGTCAAGGGTCGCGGGCTGAAAGAAGCCCAGGTCAAGCGCGCCATCGAATTGTCTGCCGAAAAATATTGCTCGGCCTCGATCATGCTCGGCGCGGCAGGCGTGGCAATTACCCACGACTACGAGATCATCGAACTCGGTTGA
- the speD gene encoding adenosylmethionine decarboxylase: MKSKLKLHGFNNLTKTLSFNIYDICYAETPQDQQAYVEYINKEYNAKRLTQILTEVVDIIGANILNIASQDYEPQGASVTILISEEPVTPTDSQIEESPGPLPEIILAHLDKSHITVHTYPEIHPVSGIATFRVDIDVSTCGVISPLKALNFLIHQFDSDIVTVDYRVRGFTRDVEGKKHFIDHEINSIQNYLSEDTRDAYQMTDVNVYQENLFHTKMLLKNFELDNYLFGDATSSLSSEQRAQVTERVKHEMLEIFYARNMA, translated from the coding sequence GTGAAAAGCAAACTCAAGCTCCACGGGTTCAATAACCTGACAAAGACCTTGAGCTTCAACATCTATGACATCTGCTACGCGGAAACCCCGCAAGACCAGCAGGCTTACGTTGAGTACATCAATAAAGAGTACAACGCGAAACGCCTGACGCAGATCCTCACGGAAGTTGTCGATATCATTGGTGCCAATATCCTGAACATCGCCAGTCAGGATTATGAGCCGCAGGGCGCCAGCGTAACGATCCTGATCTCGGAAGAGCCGGTCACCCCGACCGACAGTCAGATCGAAGAGTCCCCGGGCCCGCTGCCCGAAATCATTCTGGCCCACCTCGACAAGAGCCACATCACGGTGCACACCTACCCGGAGATCCATCCGGTCAGCGGTATTGCAACTTTCCGTGTGGACATCGACGTGTCGACTTGCGGGGTCATTTCACCGCTTAAAGCGCTCAACTTCCTGATTCACCAGTTCGATTCGGACATCGTGACCGTGGATTACCGTGTGCGCGGCTTCACTCGTGACGTTGAAGGCAAAAAGCACTTCATCGACCACGAGATCAATTCGATCCAGAACTACCTCTCCGAAGACACTCGCGACGCGTACCAGATGACCGACGTGAACGTGTACCAGGAAAACCTGTTCCACACCAAAATGCTGCTGAAGAACTTCGAACTGGATAACTACCTGTTCGGCGACGCCACCAGCAGCCTGTCCTCTGAGCAACGTGCCCAGGTGACCGAGCGGGTGAAACACGAAATGCTCGAAATCTTCTACGCGCGCAATATGGCGTAA
- a CDS encoding anhydro-N-acetylmuramic acid kinase encodes MALYIGVMSGTSLDGLDIALIEQAPAIRLIASHYIPMPDSLRAELLSLCASGPDEIARSAIAQQNWVKLAAQGIHALLAQQQLKPDDIRAIGSHGQTIRHEPARGFTVQIGNPALLTELTGITVVSDFRSRDVAAGGQGAPLVPAFHEALFEERAGHRAVLNVGGFSNLSLIEPGKPVAGFDCGPGNVLLDAWIHQQRGDNYDRDGQWAASGKVQPVLLNELLSDPFFVTRGPKSTGREVFNLPWLTQHLAQLPAFATEDVQATLLELTAQTIIESLQSAQADTQELLVCGGGAHNTALMNRLASLLPNTSVSSTATYGVDPDWVEAMAFAWLAHCCLEGIAANRPSVTGARGLRVLGAIYPA; translated from the coding sequence ATGGCGCTCTATATAGGTGTGATGTCCGGAACCAGCCTTGATGGCCTGGACATCGCGCTGATCGAGCAAGCCCCGGCGATCAGGCTGATCGCCTCCCACTACATCCCCATGCCCGATTCCCTGCGCGCCGAGCTGCTCAGCTTGTGCGCCAGCGGCCCGGACGAAATTGCCCGCTCCGCCATCGCCCAGCAAAACTGGGTGAAACTGGCCGCCCAAGGGATTCATGCCCTCCTCGCTCAGCAGCAACTGAAACCTGACGACATTCGTGCGATTGGCAGCCATGGCCAGACCATCCGCCACGAACCGGCACGCGGCTTTACCGTGCAGATTGGCAATCCGGCCTTGCTGACAGAGTTGACCGGCATCACCGTGGTCAGCGACTTCCGCAGCCGCGACGTCGCTGCCGGCGGACAAGGCGCACCACTGGTTCCCGCCTTCCACGAAGCACTGTTTGAAGAACGGGCCGGCCATCGCGCCGTGCTGAATGTCGGTGGTTTCAGCAATCTGAGCCTGATTGAGCCCGGCAAGCCTGTCGCCGGCTTTGACTGCGGCCCAGGCAATGTCCTGCTGGACGCCTGGATACATCAGCAACGTGGCGACAACTATGACCGTGACGGCCAATGGGCTGCCAGTGGCAAGGTTCAACCGGTTCTATTGAATGAGCTGCTCAGTGATCCGTTCTTTGTAACCAGGGGCCCAAAGAGTACCGGCCGGGAAGTATTCAACCTGCCTTGGCTGACACAACACCTCGCACAACTGCCAGCCTTCGCCACCGAAGATGTTCAGGCAACGCTGCTTGAGCTGACCGCGCAGACCATCATCGAATCACTGCAAAGCGCCCAGGCGGACACGCAGGAACTACTGGTCTGCGGTGGCGGCGCCCACAACACTGCGTTGATGAATCGCCTGGCCAGCCTGTTGCCAAACACGAGTGTCAGCAGCACCGCTACTTACGGTGTAGACCCCGACTGGGTCGAAGCCATGGCCTTCGCGTGGCTGGCTCATTGCTGCCTCGAAGGCATCGCAGCCAACCGTCCGAGCGTTACAGGTGCCCGCGGCCTGCGCGTACTCGGCGCCATCTACCCCGCGTAA
- the coq7 gene encoding 2-polyprenyl-3-methyl-6-methoxy-1,4-benzoquinone monooxygenase yields the protein MTTQRHYSPIDRLLLQADAAMRTLLPFSGQPYRPSPAIVQPDAKMSDEDTRHVAGLMRINHTGEVCAQALYQGQALTAKLPQVRAAMEHAAEEEIDHLVWCEQRIHQLGSHTSILNPLFYGMSFGIGAVAGLISDKVSLGFVAATEDQVCKHLNEHLEQLPAEDEKSRAILEQMRIDEEQHAESALKAGGFRFPAPVKFGMSLMAKVMTKSTYRI from the coding sequence ATGACTACCCAACGTCACTACTCGCCGATTGACCGCCTTCTGCTGCAAGCCGATGCCGCGATGCGCACCCTGCTGCCCTTCAGTGGCCAGCCGTACCGTCCGTCGCCCGCCATCGTGCAGCCGGATGCGAAAATGAGCGATGAAGACACGCGCCACGTTGCCGGCCTGATGCGCATCAACCATACCGGCGAAGTCTGCGCCCAGGCGCTGTACCAGGGGCAGGCGCTGACCGCCAAACTGCCGCAGGTACGTGCCGCGATGGAACATGCCGCCGAAGAAGAAATCGACCACCTGGTCTGGTGCGAACAACGCATCCATCAGTTGGGCAGCCACACCAGCATTCTCAATCCGCTGTTTTATGGCATGTCGTTCGGGATTGGCGCAGTGGCCGGCCTGATCAGCGACAAGGTCAGCCTGGGGTTCGTCGCGGCAACGGAAGACCAGGTGTGCAAACACTTGAACGAACACCTGGAGCAATTGCCCGCCGAGGACGAGAAATCCCGGGCAATTCTTGAGCAGATGCGCATCGATGAAGAACAGCATGCCGAAAGTGCGCTGAAGGCTGGCGGGTTCCGCTTTCCGGCACCGGTGAAATTCGGGATGAGTTTGATGGCCAAGGTGATGACCAAGAGTACTTATCGGATCTGA
- the argC gene encoding N-acetyl-gamma-glutamyl-phosphate reductase: MVKVGIVGGTGYTGVELLRLLAQHPQAEVVVITSRSEAGLAVADMYPNLRGHYDGLAFSVPDIKTLGACDVVFFATPHGVAHALAGELLAAGTKVIDLSADFRLQDANEWAKWYGQPHGAPELLDEAVYGLPEVNREQIKKARLIAVPGCYPTATQLGFLPLLEAGLADTAHLIADCKSGVSGAGRGASVGSLYSETSESMKAYAVKGHRHLPEIRQGLRRAAGKDVGLTFVPHLTPMIRGIHSTLYATVVDRSVDLQALFEKRYANEPFVDVMPAGSHPETRSVRGANVCRIAVHRPQDGDLVVVLSVIDNLVKGASGQAVQNMNILFGLDERLGLSHAGMLP, translated from the coding sequence ATGGTCAAGGTCGGTATCGTCGGCGGCACGGGTTACACCGGTGTCGAACTGCTGCGTCTGTTGGCACAGCATCCGCAAGCTGAAGTGGTAGTCATCACTTCCCGATCCGAGGCCGGCCTGGCCGTAGCCGACATGTACCCGAACCTGCGAGGCCATTACGACGGCCTGGCATTCAGTGTTCCGGACATCAAGACCCTGGGCGCTTGCGATGTGGTGTTCTTCGCCACGCCGCACGGTGTTGCCCATGCGTTGGCGGGCGAATTGCTGGCGGCCGGGACCAAAGTCATCGACCTGTCGGCCGACTTCCGTCTGCAAGATGCAAATGAGTGGGCCAAATGGTACGGCCAGCCGCACGGCGCGCCGGAACTACTGGACGAGGCGGTCTACGGCTTGCCGGAAGTCAATCGCGAGCAGATCAAGAAAGCACGCCTGATTGCCGTGCCTGGCTGCTACCCAACTGCGACGCAATTGGGTTTCCTGCCATTGCTCGAAGCGGGCCTGGCTGATACTGCGCATCTGATTGCTGACTGCAAATCCGGCGTCAGCGGTGCTGGCCGTGGTGCTTCCGTAGGCTCGCTGTACTCCGAGACGTCGGAAAGCATGAAGGCCTATGCGGTCAAAGGGCACCGTCATTTGCCGGAAATCCGCCAGGGCCTGCGTCGTGCAGCGGGCAAGGACGTCGGCCTGACCTTCGTTCCGCACCTGACGCCAATGATTCGCGGCATTCACTCGACGCTCTACGCAACCGTTGTTGATCGCTCGGTGGACCTGCAGGCGCTGTTCGAAAAGCGTTATGCCAACGAACCGTTCGTTGACGTCATGCCGGCCGGCAGCCATCCGGAGACGCGTAGCGTACGGGGTGCCAACGTCTGCCGTATTGCCGTGCATCGCCCTCAGGATGGTGATCTGGTGGTTGTGCTGTCGGTGATCGACAACCTGGTCAAGGGCGCTTCGGGTCAGGCTGTGCAGAACATGAATATTCTGTTCGGGCTGGATGAGCGTCTGGGCCTGTCCCACGCCGGCATGCTGCCGTAA
- a CDS encoding DUF805 domain-containing protein, with protein sequence MGENHFKIVFEGALLPGVDITTAKLNLAELFKSDVSAIERLFSGRPVALKRNLSQADAQTYLQALSKTGIDARIEAETPIELNLADVHDHIPASSQATPADPQSPYAPPRAPVGEAVAEFATLKPFSFDGRIGRLRYLAWTLVLTLVLSAVCGVFALVALALISADSTAGLILGGLLALILFVGFAFVSIQITVQRLHDAGWSGWLWLLNLVPFVGSFFPFVVMAVPGNELANRYGPPPPPNSTAVKVLSSLWLVVIALILFGAMAGGLSAIQEEYENAAQSSYESSSVITDEIDVEAEPAPNSTDDAAEKAQPPVDSAKE encoded by the coding sequence ATGGGCGAAAATCATTTCAAGATCGTATTCGAAGGCGCCTTGCTGCCCGGTGTCGACATCACCACGGCAAAACTCAATCTCGCCGAGTTGTTCAAAAGTGATGTCTCGGCCATCGAGCGCTTGTTCTCCGGGCGTCCGGTAGCGCTCAAACGCAACCTGTCGCAAGCCGATGCCCAGACCTACCTCCAGGCGCTGAGTAAAACCGGTATCGATGCCCGCATCGAAGCCGAAACACCGATCGAGTTGAACCTCGCCGACGTGCATGACCACATTCCGGCCAGCAGCCAGGCCACACCGGCAGATCCGCAGTCCCCTTACGCCCCGCCTCGCGCCCCCGTCGGCGAAGCCGTGGCGGAATTCGCCACACTCAAGCCATTCAGTTTCGATGGCCGTATCGGCCGCTTGCGTTACCTTGCCTGGACCCTGGTACTGACGCTTGTGCTCTCGGCAGTTTGCGGGGTGTTTGCCTTGGTTGCCCTGGCCCTCATCAGCGCGGATTCTACCGCCGGCCTGATATTGGGCGGCTTGCTGGCCTTGATCCTGTTTGTCGGATTTGCCTTCGTCAGCATCCAGATCACCGTTCAACGTTTGCACGATGCTGGCTGGTCCGGCTGGCTGTGGCTGTTGAACCTGGTGCCGTTTGTTGGCAGTTTCTTTCCGTTTGTGGTCATGGCCGTGCCGGGCAACGAACTGGCCAACCGCTACGGTCCGCCGCCTCCACCGAACAGCACCGCAGTCAAGGTATTGTCCTCGCTCTGGCTGGTCGTTATTGCGCTGATTCTGTTTGGCGCGATGGCAGGTGGCCTCTCGGCGATACAGGAAGAATACGAAAACGCCGCACAGAGCAGTTACGAAAGCAGCTCGGTCATCACCGATGAAATCGACGTCGAGGCCGAACCGGCGCCAAATTCCACCGACGATGCAGCCGAAAAGGCCCAGCCCCCTGTAGACTCTGCGAAAGAATGA
- a CDS encoding peptidoglycan DD-metalloendopeptidase family protein, whose amino-acid sequence MTTESSKAPPLYPKTHLLAASGIAALLSLALLVFPSSDVEAKKTTLSLELESPAEQLTQDQDAADVVQATNEPATSPFAQIDNSAEDTQQAVQAEPVPVVEEKKPASHREVIVAKGDTLSTLFEKVGLPATSVHEILASDKQAKQFSQLKHGQKLEFELSPDGQLTNLHSKLNDLESISLTKNDKGYTFNRITAKPTVRSAYVHGVINSSLSQSAARAGLSHSLTMDMASVFGYDVDFAQDIRQGDEFDVIYEQKVVNGKAVGNGPILSARFTNRGKTYTAVRYTNKQGNSSYYTADGNSMRKAFIRTPVDFARISSKFSMGRKHPILNKIRAHKGVDYAAPRGTPIKAAGDGKVLLAGRRGGYGNTVVLQHGNTYTTLYGHMQGFAKGVKTGGTVKQGQVIGYIGTTGLSTGPHLHYEFQVNGVHVDPLGQKLPMADPIAKAERARFLAQSQPLMARMEQEKATLLASSKR is encoded by the coding sequence ATGACCACAGAATCGTCTAAAGCGCCGCCGCTTTACCCGAAAACCCACTTGCTTGCCGCAAGTGGCATCGCCGCCCTTCTCAGTCTGGCGCTCCTGGTATTCCCTTCCAGCGATGTTGAAGCCAAAAAGACGACCCTTAGTCTTGAACTGGAAAGTCCTGCTGAACAACTGACACAAGATCAAGACGCTGCTGACGTCGTTCAAGCCACAAATGAACCAGCAACTTCCCCCTTCGCGCAGATCGACAACAGCGCCGAGGACACCCAGCAAGCCGTTCAAGCCGAGCCGGTGCCGGTCGTCGAAGAAAAGAAGCCGGCAAGCCACAGGGAAGTGATCGTTGCCAAGGGCGACACCCTTTCCACGCTGTTCGAGAAAGTCGGCCTCCCCGCCACTTCAGTGCATGAAATACTGGCCAGCGACAAGCAGGCCAAGCAGTTCAGCCAGCTCAAGCATGGGCAAAAACTCGAATTCGAACTGAGCCCGGATGGCCAGTTGACCAACTTGCACAGCAAGCTCAACGACCTCGAAAGCATCAGCCTGACCAAGAACGACAAGGGCTACACGTTCAACCGCATTACTGCGAAACCGACCGTGCGCTCCGCTTACGTTCACGGCGTGATCAACAGCTCGCTGTCGCAATCCGCGGCGCGTGCTGGCCTGTCTCACAGCCTGACCATGGACATGGCCAGTGTGTTTGGCTACGACGTCGACTTCGCCCAGGATATTCGCCAGGGTGACGAGTTCGACGTGATCTACGAGCAAAAGGTGGTCAACGGCAAGGCTGTCGGCAACGGCCCGATCCTGTCAGCGCGCTTCACCAACCGCGGCAAGACCTACACCGCCGTGCGTTACACCAACAAACAAGGCAACAGCAGCTACTACACCGCTGACGGCAACAGCATGCGCAAGGCGTTCATCCGCACACCGGTGGACTTCGCCCGCATCAGCTCGAAATTTTCCATGGGCCGCAAGCACCCGATCCTGAACAAGATCCGCGCCCACAAAGGCGTCGACTACGCTGCGCCACGCGGCACGCCGATCAAGGCTGCCGGTGACGGCAAGGTATTGCTGGCGGGTCGCCGTGGCGGTTACGGCAATACCGTGGTTCTGCAGCACGGCAATACCTACACCACGCTCTACGGCCACATGCAAGGCTTCGCCAAAGGCGTGAAGACTGGCGGCACGGTGAAACAGGGCCAGGTGATTGGCTACATCGGCACCACCGGCCTCTCCACCGGCCCGCACCTGCACTATGAGTTCCAGGTCAATGGCGTGCACGTCGACCCACTGGGCCAGAAACTGCCGATGGCCGATCCGATTGCCAAGGCCGAACGCGCACGCTTCCTCGCCCAAAGCCAGCCACTGATGGCGCGCATGGAACAGGAAAAAGCCACTCTGCTAGCTTCGAGCAAGCGTTAA
- the tyrS gene encoding tyrosine--tRNA ligase: MKSVEEQLALIKRGAEELLVESELIEKLKRGQPLRIKAGFDPTAPDLHLGHTVLINKLRQFQELGHQVIFLIGDFTGMIGDPSGKSATRPPLTREQVLENAETYKTQVFKILDPAKTEVAFNSTWMDQMGPADFIRLTSQYTVARMLERDDFDKRYTTNQPIAIHEFLYPLVQGYDSVALRADVELGGTDQKFNLLMGRELQRGYGQEAQCILTMPLLEGLDGVKKMSKSLGNYVGIQEAPGVMYSKLVSIPDALMWRYFELLSFRSMDEINAFRADVEAGANPRDIKIKLAEEIVARFHGEEAAANAHRAAGNRMKDGELPDDLPEIELTAAEDMPIAAVLNKAGLVKNSAVARDLLGSGGVRIDGEVVDRTFIYALGATHVCQAGKKAFARITLKSE; the protein is encoded by the coding sequence ATGAAGTCGGTTGAAGAGCAGCTAGCGCTGATCAAACGTGGTGCGGAAGAACTGTTGGTCGAGTCCGAGCTGATTGAAAAGCTCAAGCGTGGCCAGCCGCTACGTATTAAGGCAGGCTTCGATCCAACGGCTCCGGATCTGCACTTGGGTCACACCGTGCTTATTAATAAGCTGCGCCAGTTCCAGGAGCTGGGGCATCAGGTGATCTTCCTGATTGGTGACTTCACCGGGATGATCGGTGATCCGAGCGGCAAGAGTGCTACGCGTCCACCGCTCACTCGCGAGCAAGTCCTCGAGAACGCCGAGACCTACAAGACTCAGGTCTTCAAGATTCTGGATCCGGCAAAAACCGAAGTGGCCTTCAACTCCACCTGGATGGATCAGATGGGGCCGGCTGACTTCATTCGCCTGACCTCGCAGTACACCGTGGCTCGCATGCTCGAGCGCGATGACTTCGACAAGCGCTACACGACCAATCAGCCGATCGCCATTCACGAGTTCCTGTATCCGCTGGTTCAGGGTTACGACTCTGTAGCCCTGCGCGCAGACGTCGAGCTCGGCGGCACCGATCAGAAGTTCAACTTGCTGATGGGGCGTGAACTGCAGCGTGGTTATGGCCAGGAAGCCCAGTGCATTTTGACCATGCCGCTGCTTGAGGGTTTGGATGGCGTGAAGAAGATGTCCAAGTCCTTGGGCAACTATGTCGGTATCCAGGAAGCGCCGGGCGTGATGTACAGCAAGCTGGTTTCCATTCCGGATGCGCTGATGTGGCGTTACTTCGAGTTGCTCAGCTTCCGCTCCATGGATGAAATCAATGCGTTCCGTGCTGATGTCGAAGCAGGTGCCAACCCGCGTGATATCAAGATCAAGCTGGCCGAAGAGATCGTTGCGCGCTTCCATGGTGAGGAGGCTGCTGCCAATGCTCATCGTGCCGCCGGTAACCGCATGAAGGATGGTGAGCTGCCGGATGATCTGCCGGAAATCGAATTGACTGCTGCCGAGGATATGCCGATCGCTGCTGTCCTTAATAAGGCGGGGTTGGTCAAGAACTCGGCGGTGGCTCGTGATCTCCTCGGTTCCGGTGGTGTGCGTATAGATGGTGAGGTTGTCGATCGCACCTTTATATATGCGCTGGGCGCGACCCATGTTTGCCAGGCCGGGAAGAAGGCATTTGCGCGTATTACGCTTAAATCCGAATAA
- a CDS encoding SDR family NAD(P)-dependent oxidoreductase, which yields MTRYALITGASSGIGLAMAEALARRGRSLILVARQRDQLESIAIELTQRFGVEVLFRACDLGEPLRLSGFLLELEEGDRQIDLLVNCAGIGTCGPFLAQDWMTEQDLIEVNILALTRLCHAIGNSMALQGGGQILNVASMAAFQPGPWMSTYYASKAYVLHFSEGLRVELKKCAVKVSVLCPGPTRTAFFRTAQLNSEKLTNSKLLMSPEEVALYTVRALEKNQAIIIPGRRNRWFAFLPRLGSRWLTRTIAGMVNKAYCPR from the coding sequence ATGACCCGTTACGCTCTGATCACTGGTGCCTCCAGCGGCATCGGCCTGGCAATGGCCGAAGCGCTGGCCCGGCGCGGCCGCAGCCTGATTCTGGTGGCCCGACAGCGTGATCAGCTGGAAAGTATTGCGATTGAACTGACCCAAAGGTTCGGCGTGGAAGTGTTGTTCCGTGCCTGCGACCTGGGCGAACCGCTGCGCCTGTCCGGATTCCTGCTGGAGCTGGAAGAAGGCGACAGGCAGATCGATCTGCTGGTCAACTGCGCCGGTATCGGTACATGCGGCCCGTTTCTGGCCCAGGACTGGATGACCGAGCAAGATCTGATCGAAGTCAACATCCTCGCCCTCACCCGCCTGTGCCACGCCATCGGCAACAGCATGGCCCTGCAAGGCGGCGGGCAGATTCTGAATGTGGCCTCGATGGCGGCGTTTCAACCGGGGCCGTGGATGAGCACCTATTACGCCAGCAAGGCGTATGTGCTGCACTTTTCCGAAGGATTGCGCGTCGAGCTGAAAAAGTGCGCGGTCAAGGTTTCCGTGCTCTGCCCTGGACCGACCCGCACGGCGTTTTTCCGCACCGCGCAACTCAACAGCGAAAAACTGACCAACAGCAAACTGCTGATGAGCCCCGAGGAAGTGGCGCTCTACACCGTGCGCGCACTGGAAAAGAATCAAGCGATCATTATTCCCGGACGGCGCAACCGCTGGTTCGCCTTCCTGCCAAGGCTCGGCTCGCGCTGGCTGACTCGCACAATCGCCGGCATGGTCAACAAGGCCTACTGCCCGCGCTGA